The proteins below are encoded in one region of Sminthopsis crassicaudata isolate SCR6 chromosome 1, ASM4859323v1, whole genome shotgun sequence:
- the TAMM41 gene encoding phosphatidate cytidylyltransferase, mitochondrial, producing the protein MSPQSVSAVTFRRILANFPENLSLAFAYGSGVYRQAGPNGGRENVMLDFVFTVDDPVTWHSKNLQKNRHHYSFLRFFGPKIIAKVQNNYGAGIYYNTMIRCADKLIKYGVISTEMLIKDLINWNTLYVAGRLQKPVRFLILKENAVLRAALESNLESAVTAAFLMLPESFSEEDLFVRIAGLSYSGDFRMLVGEEKGKVVNIVKPNIPHFRELYSKILIKNPQVVYKQNQGRLEIDKSPEAQFTQLMTLPKTLQQEISYLMDTPGRNRDVEETLLQVAHDPDCGDVVRQGLSGIVRPSSVMQSTKGILTAGVRKSLLYSSLKVQKMWIGRKKRNS; encoded by the exons ATGTCGCCCCAGTCTGTCTCGGCGGTGACGTTCCGCCGGATCCTGGCGAACTTCCCCGAGAACCTGAGCCTGGCCTTCGCCTACGGCTCCGGGGTGTACCGCCAGGCGGGTCCCAACGGTGGTCGCGAG AACGTCATGCTGGACTTTGTGTTCACAGTAGATGACCCCGTAACGTGGCATTCAAAGAATTTGCAAAAAAACCGCCATCACTATTCATTCTTAAGATTTTTTGGCCCAAAAATTATCGCTAAAGTCCAGAATAACTATGGAGCGGGAATCTACTACAACACCATGATAAGGTGTGCTGACAAG CTTATCAAATATGGAGTCATTAGCACTGAAATGCTAATTAAGGATTTGATTAATTGGAATACCTTATATGTTGCTGGACGCCTACAAAAGCCG GTGAGATTCTTGATCTTGAAGGAGAACGCCGTGCTCCGCGCAGCGCTCGAATCAAACCTGGAAAGTGCTGTCACCGCCGCTTTCCTCATGCTCCCAGAAAGCTTCTCGGAAGAAGACCTCTTTGTGCGGATTGCCGGTCTCTCCTACTCTG GTGACTTCCGGATGCTggtaggagaggagaaagggaaggtggTGAACATCGTGAAGCCCAACATCCCTCACTTCCGTGAGCTCTATAGTAAAATATTGATCAAGAACCCCCAAGTGGTGTACAAGCAGAACCAGGGCAGACTGGAG ATAGATAAAAGCCCAGAAGCCCAATTCACTCAGCTAATGACTTTGCCAAAAACCCTGCAGCAAGAAATAAGTTATCTTATGGACACTCCGGGGAGAAACAGAGATGTAGAAGAAACTTTATTACAGGTGGCTCATGATCCTGATTGTGGGGATGTGGTACGGCAAG GACTTTCAGGAATTGTGAGACCTTCTAGTGTAATGCAGAGCACCAAAGGAATCCTAACAGCAG